In Capsicum annuum cultivar UCD-10X-F1 chromosome 8, UCD10Xv1.1, whole genome shotgun sequence, the genomic window CACGCTTACTATATAAACGTCCTAGTTGATTTAAAACTAATTAATCTTGTACATAAAATTATTATGGAGCTCCTAGCATGTCTCTTTGACTCTTTAAGTTCACAAaagctatatatatatttgcTCTACAAACAAAATTATACATAGTTTTTAGCTTGGTATATTAGGCATGTGATGACGTGAATATCTATCTTTGTCAAGTTATATATGCTGAACAACACTAAACATAATTTTTAATCCTGCACCCTCATTTTTCTATGATGCTAGTTTTGAGGATATCTTTTTCCAAATGCCCAAATTCACGGGCTAACCACAGACTTCATATGTTTTACTCCAAagattttctcctcttttttactttttttatcaaGATATATCTATAAGTACCCAAGGCGTCCCACTTCTCCAAATAACAAACACAATCACCTTCTCTATTTGCCTCCAATTTGTCTCAAAtagcaaagaaaaaagaaatggagATCTCAAAGCTTTCAATTACCTTTATTGTGTTCATGATCTTAGCCATGACCCATTCTTCGCTGGCCCAAAATAAGCACAGGGATATCATTCTACTCCACAACAGGGCCCGTGCACAAGTTGGTGTCCCACTCCCACGACTAAAATGGAACAAGACACTTGCTGCCTATTCCAATAAATATGCATCCACCAGATTAGCTGAATGCACTTTGGTGCATTCACACTCACCCTATGGTGAAAATCTTGCCATGGGCTATGGCAACTTTTCGGCTGCGGAGGCCATTAACATGTGGGTCGGAGAGAAACCGAACTACGACTATGCCTCCAACTCATGCAAACAAGATATGTGCGGGCATTATACTCAAGTGATCTGGAAAAACACTCGCCAAGTTGGATGTGCAAGATTGAAATGTGATAATGGTGAAGCGTGGTTTGTGTCATGCAACTATTATCCCCCTGGAAATTACATTGGCCAGAAACCTTtttgattaaataattaattaagaagcATGGTTTCAATAACTTTATAATTAATTTACTTTCATCCAATGAAAGTATGTAAGGTTTCCATTTACAACATGTAATTGGAGAAGTTGTCTCAGCTATTCCTGTGACAAAATGGAATTTAATTAATAGTAAATTGAAGACTAATTCTCGATGAAGTATACTATTTGAGTATATTTCATATAATATCATCTAAccttttctttcaatattttcttattagCAATTTCAATATCTTTGAAATATCATGACGTGATGAAGATGTTAAATTTCGTGAATTAATATACAAATTATAGACTTGTAATTAAGTTGGATTAACACCGTGGatattatcaagtcataacaatTAAATAGTAAAATGTAACGGTTAAATGATGAAATGCGCTTGGATCTAGGTTCCTTGCTCAAGGTAAGTCAAGGTAAGctcaaataacacaaaatcagTCACAAACACGCCACAAAATAATATGCACCACGAGATCCCAcctcaaaaagcttcaaacaaggcacaacaatggtggatctagctcaaaaacaaccaaatcttgttccaaatgtagatatagactccctaggtgctagggaacaagaatctagcacttgaaatcaacaaaacaacacaaaaacatgtagATCTAAGATTTTAAAATCTGCCCAAACACAAAAACggatttacaattttttttgtgagattttcgattTTCTATACTCTTTTTTGttaagattttcttagatccaagacttaaCAACCCTAAAAcatgactctgataccaaatgatacaagagaaTACTAGACTCTTTGTATAATGCAACATTATTTTTTGATTGGATTATCTTAAAGTAAGTTTTAGatctagtagcaggctcaaagggttagcttgggctacacccttttttttctttaaacatatcttgttatatattctaaattcaTCTGACATTAGGGATATTAGGTTGTTTAGTTTCTAGTCCCCGATGATAGAAGAGAATACTAGAAATTCATGAAATAGACACAAGATGCAAAATTTGTGATTTGGACAATTAAATAGTAAAATGTGACGGTTAAATGGAGAAATTTGTGATTTGGACAATTAAATGGTAAAATGTAAAGGTTAAATAGAGTAATATGCTAGTCATATTGAATTTGAACATGTCGAAAGTAAATTAGTCTAGTCCAAATACTTTTGAACTAACAggacttcttttaattttttgattatatatttaagtaaataatattttttttctctttaatatttt contains:
- the LOC107879922 gene encoding pathogenesis-related protein 1B-like, which gives rise to MEISKLSITFIVFMILAMTHSSLAQNKHRDIILLHNRARAQVGVPLPRLKWNKTLAAYSNKYASTRLAECTLVHSHSPYGENLAMGYGNFSAAEAINMWVGEKPNYDYASNSCKQDMCGHYTQVIWKNTRQVGCARLKCDNGEAWFVSCNYYPPGNYIGQKPF